CATCAATTAGATTTTGTACTTTTTGATCCATCATAATCACCCCTGTTTAGATTTGTTCGATGTTTATCATGTCGCACAATATCAATGTACCCTGATGAGAAAAAACTAAACATAAGCCCCCGACCCTAGTAAAATAGATGAGAAAGGAGAGGAACAGATTGGAATCATACGATTATTTTTCTAAACGGTCCCTTCACTTCTTAACCGTGATTGGACTAGTTATTGCGTTAACATTAATGATTCTTGTCCTGACAAATCAGGCTGGCTTGTTAGATGACTGGGCTGCTCAGTTTGCAGAAGAATCGGGAGAAGGGGTGCACCAGTTCTTTGCTGCTCTCACACCTTTTGGATCAGGTAAGGTTCTTGGACCTGTGGCTCTCTTGTTTATTTTCATCCTTGGGGTTATGAAGAAAAACAGACTTCAAGCGGTTATGATGTTTTTTGGTGTTCTAGTGGGATATGGAGTTAACCTCTCCCTAAAGAGCGCTATAGGACGAGAACGACCTCTTCTTAATGAAAGTGTGGAAGGGTTTAGTTTTCCTAGTGGTCACGCGATGGTTTCGTTAATATGTGCTGTGCTCGCTTATTATTTTCTTACCAGAAGAGCTCAGTCTCGTTTAACAGTTACAGTAAGCGCGGGGATAGGATTTATGCTTGTCTTTTTAATCGGGTTAGTCGAGTGTTTGAAGGAGCGCATTATCTCTCAGATGTGTTAGCTGGGTTCATGTTTGGGTTTGTTTTTGCTATCGTCTGGATCTGGTTGTATGAATGGATGGCTAATAGAGTGAAACTCCGACTAGAGGCTGAGGAGGAGACCACCCAGAGCATGTTCTAAAAGAAACAAAAAAGCGCTAAGATAACTATAGAACTTCCGCTATGAGGAAAAGGGTGGTTATGATGAAACGAGTAGGTTTTACAAAGTTTATTCTAGCAGTTGCATTAATTGTTGGTGGAATTTTTATATTATTAGCGAATCTTGACGTTATTTCCCTGGAAATGTGGCAAGTATTTTCTTATAGTTATCCTTTCATACTTCTCGCTATTGGGATTAAATTTATCTTAGATAGCCTATTTGGGAAGGGAGATCGTTGGCCGCTTGGTTTGATTACGACCGTATTTGCTGCCTTCCTTGTTATGGATCGATTCGGGTGGATGACGTTTACAGCAGGTGATATTTGGTTGCTTTGGCCTTTACTATTGGTGCTAATCGGTGTTCGAATCTTTACATCTAAAGGCACGAAGCCAAAAGTCGAGATCCGCTTTGATGATGAACATGATTCAGAGGATTTTAAGAGGAAGAAAAGCGCCATTGGGGACTATTCCTTTACAAATAGTGATTGGTCAGTAGAACCGATGAACTTATGGAATGCAGTGGGGGATTACAAGTTTGATTTCACAAAGGCGTTTATCCCTGAGAAAGATACACCTTTTAAACTATCCGGAGTCGTAGGAGATGTGAAAATATTAATGCCTGAAAATGTCGCTTTTCGTATTGAAGCGAGTGTGAAAACAGGCGATATACGAATTCTTGATCAGAAGGCAGATGGATTGAACCGAGTCATGCACTATCAGACACCAGATTACGGGACGGCAACAAGAAAAGTAACATTTTATGTCGATTTCAAGGTTGGCAATATACGTCTGGACCGAGTGTAGGGGATGAGAAAATGCTTAAAAGACTAAATAGTGTTCGATACGTATTTATCCGCTCTCATTTTTATGGGGTGTTCCTAACCCTCCTGATTTTATTGTCTGTATTATTAGGGTTCTATGTGTTGAAGGAACCTGAGTGGTTGACCTCTCAAGCCATCTTCTTCTTTATTGGATTATTTATCGTGGTGTCAGGACTCGTTTCGATTTATGTAGGATTTCAATCAAGTGGTACAATTAAAGAGAAGCTTGATGGGATGACGACAATGATTCGATCATTAGCTCAAGGAAATTACAATGCTAAAATTTATATGAACTCTGATGATGAATTTGGTCATATGGGGGAAGAACTAAATGAATTGGCTGGAAAATTACAAAACCAGGTCAAATCCCTGCAGCGAATGGCCGATGAGAAATCTGAATTCGCAAAGACGGCTCATAAGGCTGCTACGATTGAAGAGAGACAGCGTCTTGCTCGTGATCTTCATGATGCTGTCAGCCAGCAGCTATTTGCACTAACCATGATGGCTCAAGCAACAGAGCGTTTGTTTGATAAGGACCCTGATCGTGCCAAAACTCAGCTTGAGGAGATTACATCCATGGCACTGCAAGCTCAGACTGAGATGAGAGCGTTGCTGCTACATTTACGCCCTGTTCATTTGTCTGGTGAGCCGTTACATGAAGGAATTCAGACGCTAATTCATGAATTAGAAGAGAAGTGTCAGATGGATTTTTCGGTTGATTTAGATGATACAGTTCATTTATCAGATGGCACAGAAGAACACCTATTCAGAATTGTACAGGAAGCTTTGTCGAATATTTTACGTCATGCCGAAGCAACAGCCGTACAACTGTCTCTAACAAGCATCAGCGATCAAGTATTTTTACATATTAGCGATAACGGGAAAGGGTTTCATGTAAACCAAGATAAGAAAACCTCTTA
The nucleotide sequence above comes from Pontibacillus chungwhensis. Encoded proteins:
- a CDS encoding phosphatase PAP2 family protein → MESYDYFSKRSLHFLTVIGLVIALTLMILVLTNQAGLLDDWAAQFAEESGEGVHQFFAALTPFGSGKVLGPVALLFIFILGVMKKNRLQAVMMFFGVLVGYGVNLSLKSAIGRERPLLNESVEGFSFPSGHAMVSLICAVLAYYFLTRRAQSRLTVTVSAGIGFMLVFLIGLVECLKERIISQMC
- a CDS encoding phosphatase PAP2 family protein, whose protein sequence is MFEGAHYLSDVLAGFMFGFVFAIVWIWLYEWMANRVKLRLEAEEETTQSMF
- the liaF gene encoding cell wall-active antibiotics response protein LiaF — translated: MMKRVGFTKFILAVALIVGGIFILLANLDVISLEMWQVFSYSYPFILLAIGIKFILDSLFGKGDRWPLGLITTVFAAFLVMDRFGWMTFTAGDIWLLWPLLLVLIGVRIFTSKGTKPKVEIRFDDEHDSEDFKRKKSAIGDYSFTNSDWSVEPMNLWNAVGDYKFDFTKAFIPEKDTPFKLSGVVGDVKILMPENVAFRIEASVKTGDIRILDQKADGLNRVMHYQTPDYGTATRKVTFYVDFKVGNIRLDRV
- a CDS encoding sensor histidine kinase, producing the protein MLKRLNSVRYVFIRSHFYGVFLTLLILLSVLLGFYVLKEPEWLTSQAIFFFIGLFIVVSGLVSIYVGFQSSGTIKEKLDGMTTMIRSLAQGNYNAKIYMNSDDEFGHMGEELNELAGKLQNQVKSLQRMADEKSEFAKTAHKAATIEERQRLARDLHDAVSQQLFALTMMAQATERLFDKDPDRAKTQLEEITSMALQAQTEMRALLLHLRPVHLSGEPLHEGIQTLIHELEEKCQMDFSVDLDDTVHLSDGTEEHLFRIVQEALSNILRHAEATAVQLSLTSISDQVFLHISDNGKGFHVNQDKKTSYGLKTMQERTDEIGGTLTLRSKPGEGTYIDIRIPNQEADVDE